A genomic segment from Nicotiana sylvestris chromosome 1, ASM39365v2, whole genome shotgun sequence encodes:
- the LOC138875647 gene encoding uncharacterized protein translates to MAEFFRHLAGTMSEPSEMNFEKMRKMGGVEFEGTTNPTVAEQWLERMERVFEQLECTNAAKFKYAISLLQKYAYDWWVSVPNAKAKPPVLTWDDFVKSFRAKYVPPVYCDAKKKEFLNLRQGSMSIAEYQQNFLRLSRYAKGIIDGERDKCRRFEEGLNGYICDNVDGLNSSKIMIARLIIILVKPMWLQMR, encoded by the coding sequence ATGGCTGAATTCTTTCGTCACTTGGCTGGGACAATGTCAGAACCTAGTGAAATGAAttttgagaagatgagaaaaatgGGCGGAGTTGAATTTGAAGGCACTACAAATCCCACGGTAGCTGAACAATGGCTCGAGCGCATGGAGAGGGTCTTTGAACAACTGGAGTGTACTAATGCTGCCAAATTTAAGTATGCTATCTCCCTTTTACAAAAATATGCCTATGATTGGTGGGTAAGTGTGCCAAATGCAAAAGCAAAACCTCCGGTGCTGACTTGGGATGACTTTGTGAAATCATTTCGTGCAAAATATGTTCcccctgtctattgtgatgctaaaAAGAAAGAGTTTCTGAATTTAAGACAAGGGAGTATGTCTATTGCAGAGTATCAACAAAACTTTCTCAGGCTTTCTCGCTATGCTAAAGGTATTATTGATGGTGAAAGAGACAAGtgcagaagatttgaagaagGTTTGAATGGTTACATTTGCGACAACGTAGATGGCTTGAACTCATCAAAGATTATGATTGCACGATTGATTATCATCCTGGTAAAGCCAATGTGGTTGCAGATGCGTTGA